In a genomic window of Staphylococcus taiwanensis:
- a CDS encoding M42 family metallopeptidase: MKESIELLKSLTDVNGIAGYEKNVKEKMREYLAPVSDEIVEDGLGGIFGKKASENGSKSLMVAGHLDEIGFIVTKIDNNGFIKFQPIGGWWNQVMLSQKVTITTDDGTEIRGIIGSKPPHVLDPEERKKPVQIKDMFIDIGVRSKEDAENHGIEVGNMITPYSEFEQLANGKYLTAKAFDNRYGCALAVDVLKRLKDEHIGVDLYAGATVQEEVGLRGAKVAANKIKPDLAIAVDVAVAYDTPGMNNLGSDTTLGNGPVVILMDASNVAHQGLRQHIKEVAKRHYITVQWDTTAGGGTDAGSIHVANEGIPTISIGVALRYMHSNVSVLHTDDYENSVRLVTEIVRSLNDDAYNRIKW, encoded by the coding sequence ATGAAAGAATCAATTGAATTACTTAAATCGTTAACGGACGTAAATGGCATAGCAGGTTACGAAAAAAACGTTAAAGAAAAGATGCGTGAATATCTAGCACCAGTGAGTGATGAGATTGTTGAAGACGGCTTAGGCGGTATCTTTGGTAAAAAAGCCAGTGAGAATGGCTCTAAATCACTAATGGTAGCTGGTCATTTAGATGAAATTGGCTTTATCGTTACCAAAATCGACAACAATGGTTTCATCAAATTCCAACCTATTGGCGGTTGGTGGAATCAAGTCATGTTATCGCAAAAAGTAACAATTACAACTGACGATGGTACTGAAATTCGCGGTATTATTGGTTCTAAACCACCACATGTACTAGATCCAGAAGAACGCAAAAAGCCTGTTCAAATTAAAGATATGTTCATTGATATCGGTGTGAGAAGTAAAGAAGATGCTGAAAATCATGGTATCGAAGTCGGCAATATGATTACGCCATATAGTGAATTTGAACAACTTGCGAATGGCAAATATTTAACTGCCAAAGCGTTTGACAATCGTTATGGTTGTGCACTTGCTGTCGATGTATTAAAAAGACTTAAAGATGAACATATCGGTGTAGATTTATATGCAGGTGCAACAGTTCAAGAGGAGGTTGGACTACGTGGTGCTAAAGTAGCCGCAAATAAAATCAAACCTGACCTCGCAATCGCGGTAGACGTAGCTGTCGCATATGACACACCAGGTATGAACAACCTTGGTAGCGACACAACTTTAGGTAACGGCCCTGTTGTGATTTTAATGGATGCCTCTAATGTAGCGCATCAAGGTTTACGTCAACATATTAAAGAAGTGGCGAAAAGACATTACATTACTGTGCAATGGGATACAACTGCTGGCGGCGGTACAGATGCTGGTAGTATCCATGTAGCTAATGAAGGTATCCCTACCATTTCTATTGGCGTTGCTTTACGTTATATGCATTCAAATGTGTCAGTTCTCCATA
- a CDS encoding DUF1307 domain-containing protein: MKKFLTLMTILVLSVGLLGACSKERSKTYEGDMDGKHVLTTLTYKKDRVLKQSTVATLKYNDLGMSKKEAKASFKDDRGMKHLKGVSYDLDSKHGKIVETIDINYKKANIKKVEKYFSSISTSDDDKKVNMDGTVNELKKLGFKQKSNMTDDE; this comes from the coding sequence ATGAAAAAGTTCTTAACATTAATGACTATCTTGGTGCTAAGCGTAGGGTTACTAGGTGCGTGTAGCAAAGAGCGTTCTAAAACATATGAAGGCGATATGGACGGTAAACATGTCCTAACAACACTAACTTATAAAAAAGATCGTGTGTTAAAACAGTCGACTGTAGCCACATTAAAATATAATGATTTGGGCATGTCTAAAAAAGAGGCGAAAGCATCATTTAAAGACGATCGTGGCATGAAACATTTAAAAGGTGTTTCATATGACTTAGATAGTAAGCATGGAAAAATCGTAGAAACGATTGATATTAATTATAAAAAAGCTAATATCAAAAAAGTTGAAAAATACTTCTCATCCATTTCAACTTCAGATGATGATAAAAAAGTGAACATGGATGGCACAGTAAATGAGTTGAAAAAACTAGGATTTAAACAAAAAAGTAACATGACAGATGACGAATAA
- a CDS encoding O-acetylhomoserine aminocarboxypropyltransferase/cysteine synthase, translating into MSNNRENWKFETQTIHAGQVIDDFSKSRAVPIYQTSSYVFDDTQHAQDLFSLAKPGNIYTRIMNPTQNVFEERITQLEGGVGALATSSGQAAITLALLNIVESGSEIVASSNLYGGSYNLLHVTFEKLGIKVHFVDPSNPNHFKEAINDKTRAIYAETIGNPAIDVLDIEAVAQIAHDNGLPLVIDNTFASPYLCRPFEHGADIVIHSATKFIGGHGTSIGGIIVDSGQFNWDNGKFPGLVEPDPSYHGISYTRDVGEAAYITKARVQLLRDLGSAVSPYNVHEFLIGLETLHLRMERHSDNALKVAQFLEKHPKVTWVNYPGLENNKYHGLAKKYLPKGQGAILTFGVDGSVDDIAHFVDELQLFSLLANVGDSKSLVIHPASTTHQQLTAEDQRKSGVLPEMVRLSIGTENVEDIINDLDYALNTI; encoded by the coding sequence ATGTCAAACAACCGAGAAAACTGGAAATTCGAGACGCAAACGATTCATGCTGGTCAAGTTATCGATGACTTCTCTAAATCTCGTGCAGTGCCTATTTATCAAACATCAAGTTATGTCTTCGATGATACTCAGCACGCGCAAGATTTATTCTCACTTGCCAAACCTGGTAATATTTATACGCGAATTATGAACCCTACTCAGAATGTCTTCGAAGAACGTATCACTCAATTAGAAGGTGGTGTTGGTGCGCTAGCAACATCATCAGGTCAAGCCGCAATTACACTTGCCCTTCTTAATATAGTTGAATCAGGTTCTGAAATCGTCGCCTCTTCTAATCTTTATGGTGGTTCTTATAATTTATTACACGTTACTTTTGAAAAGCTCGGCATCAAAGTTCACTTTGTCGATCCAAGTAATCCAAATCATTTTAAAGAAGCAATTAATGATAAGACAAGAGCCATTTATGCCGAAACAATTGGTAACCCTGCCATTGATGTATTAGATATTGAAGCGGTTGCTCAAATCGCTCACGACAATGGTTTACCATTAGTGATTGATAATACCTTTGCTTCCCCTTATTTATGTCGTCCATTCGAACATGGTGCAGATATTGTTATTCATTCTGCAACTAAATTTATCGGTGGGCATGGTACATCTATCGGAGGAATCATCGTAGATAGTGGACAATTCAATTGGGATAATGGCAAGTTCCCAGGTTTGGTAGAGCCAGACCCAAGTTATCATGGTATCTCTTATACAAGAGATGTTGGTGAAGCGGCATACATAACGAAAGCACGCGTTCAACTGTTACGTGATTTAGGTTCTGCAGTATCGCCATATAATGTCCATGAATTCTTAATTGGACTTGAAACGCTTCATTTACGTATGGAACGTCATTCTGACAATGCTTTAAAAGTTGCTCAATTCTTAGAAAAACATCCTAAAGTGACATGGGTTAATTACCCTGGCCTTGAAAACAATAAATATCATGGCTTAGCTAAAAAGTATCTTCCTAAAGGACAAGGTGCGATTCTGACATTTGGCGTCGATGGTTCAGTTGACGATATCGCGCACTTTGTAGATGAATTACAATTATTCTCTTTATTGGCTAATGTAGGTGATTCTAAATCATTAGTCATCCATCCTGCTAGCACAACACATCAACAATTGACGGCAGAAGATCAACGTAAATCAGGTGTACTTCCTGAAATGGTTCGATTATCTATTGGTACAGAAAATGTCGAAGATATTATTAATGATTTAGATTACGCTTTAAACACGATTTAA
- a CDS encoding FMN-binding glutamate synthase family protein, with product MTTILTIMQFIVNIMIFIVILGLLGLALRLLFKDRGQTQHSVLRNFPVLGRVRYFSEKIGPELRQYLFANDTEGKPFSRNQYTNIVLAGKYNSRMSSFGTQREYKEGFYLRNTMFPLQRNELEIDNQAMISTFVYKVDNERLFKRDEHRDETEIDPYYLTDDNAVVLGAELKHPFKIKRLVGQSGMSYGALGGRAITALSQGLARAGTWMNTGEGGLSEYHLKGGGDIIFQIGPGLFGVRDKEGNFSDDEFMNTANHKEVKAFEIKLAQGAKTRGGHMEGNKVTEEIAKIRNIEPYKTVNSPNRFEFINSSEDLLKFVDKIRTLGQKPVGFKIVVSKVEEIEDLVQTMIRLDIYPNFITVDGGEGGTGATFQELQDGVGLPLFTALPIVSGVLEQYKVRDKVKIFASGKLITPDKVAIALGLGADLVNIARGMMISVGCIMSQQCHLNTCPVGVATTDPKKEKALIVDEKQYRVTNYITSLHEGLFNIAAAVGVNSPNDITSDHIVIKRIDGSIEDIVNYKLKLIS from the coding sequence ATGACTACGATACTTACGATTATGCAATTTATTGTAAATATTATGATTTTCATTGTCATATTGGGCTTACTTGGTTTAGCTTTGCGACTCCTATTTAAAGATAGAGGTCAAACACAACATAGTGTCTTACGTAACTTCCCAGTTTTAGGACGCGTACGTTACTTTTCTGAAAAGATAGGTCCAGAATTACGACAATACTTATTTGCAAATGACACAGAGGGGAAACCATTCTCGAGAAATCAATATACCAATATCGTCTTAGCGGGCAAATATAACTCACGCATGTCTAGCTTTGGTACACAACGCGAGTATAAAGAAGGTTTCTATCTTCGAAATACAATGTTTCCACTTCAACGTAATGAGTTAGAAATTGATAATCAAGCCATGATTTCTACATTTGTTTATAAGGTAGACAATGAACGTCTATTCAAACGTGACGAACACCGAGATGAAACAGAAATCGATCCATACTATTTAACAGATGATAATGCAGTTGTGCTTGGTGCTGAACTCAAACATCCATTTAAGATTAAGCGCCTAGTAGGTCAATCTGGTATGAGTTACGGTGCGTTAGGCGGTCGTGCCATTACGGCATTATCTCAAGGTTTAGCACGTGCTGGCACATGGATGAATACTGGTGAAGGTGGTTTATCAGAATATCATCTTAAAGGTGGCGGTGATATTATCTTCCAAATCGGTCCAGGTCTGTTTGGGGTACGTGACAAGGAAGGTAACTTCAGTGATGATGAATTTATGAACACGGCAAATCATAAAGAAGTAAAAGCATTTGAAATTAAATTAGCGCAAGGTGCTAAAACACGTGGCGGTCATATGGAAGGCAATAAAGTAACGGAAGAAATTGCGAAGATTCGTAATATCGAACCTTATAAAACAGTAAACTCACCTAACCGCTTCGAGTTTATCAATTCTTCAGAAGACTTATTAAAATTCGTAGATAAAATTCGCACGCTAGGTCAAAAACCAGTCGGCTTTAAAATTGTAGTAAGTAAAGTTGAAGAAATTGAAGATCTTGTACAAACTATGATTCGCTTGGATATCTATCCAAACTTTATTACGGTTGATGGTGGCGAAGGTGGTACAGGGGCTACTTTCCAAGAATTACAAGATGGCGTTGGCTTGCCATTATTCACAGCCCTACCTATCGTTTCTGGCGTCTTAGAACAGTACAAAGTGCGTGATAAAGTGAAAATCTTTGCTTCTGGTAAGTTAATCACGCCTGATAAAGTTGCCATCGCATTAGGCTTAGGTGCAGACCTAGTTAATATTGCGCGTGGTATGATGATTAGTGTGGGTTGTATTATGAGTCAACAGTGTCACTTAAATACGTGCCCAGTTGGCGTAGCAACGACCGACCCTAAAAAAGAAAAAGCATTAATTGTAGATGAAAAACAATATCGCGTTACAAACTATATCACTAGCTTACATGAAGGCTTATTTAATATAGCAGCGGCTGTCGGTGTTAATAGTCCAAACGACATCACTAGTGATCATATTGTTATTAAACGTATAGATGGGTCAATCGAGGATATCGTCAATTATAAATTAAAATTAATTAGTTAG
- a CDS encoding CPBP family intramembrane metalloprotease: protein MEKEKQPVKRVDEPKNQWGSNEIVKKDFLLIPIYICFQILTPIIIVFGVLGVTAMITQDPPPLYFYNLTLSISFVIAQFVTIVAFFALHKLYIADVARRQFAQVKIRHLPMIIAVSTSALILFYGVNLLAKVLPAPLAYNQTQAQIRLDGLFNHPSAIIFTFITMVILRPLIEELIYRHLFIHELGKKFNIVFMIILSVVVEVGFHVYDLISILEIVPYALLSIGAIIVYIRSGKNLAASYLYHSSVQLVIFIITMMERFF, encoded by the coding sequence ATGGAGAAAGAGAAACAACCTGTCAAACGGGTCGATGAGCCTAAAAATCAATGGGGAAGTAATGAAATCGTCAAAAAAGATTTCTTATTGATTCCTATATACATATGCTTTCAGATATTAACACCAATTATAATCGTATTTGGTGTATTAGGTGTGACGGCAATGATTACGCAGGATCCGCCACCATTATACTTTTACAATTTAACATTGAGTATTAGCTTCGTGATTGCACAATTTGTGACGATTGTAGCATTCTTTGCATTGCATAAACTGTATATCGCGGATGTCGCACGCAGACAATTTGCTCAAGTGAAGATCCGTCATTTACCTATGATTATAGCCGTTAGTACGAGTGCACTCATACTTTTTTATGGTGTGAATTTACTGGCTAAAGTTTTACCAGCGCCTTTAGCTTACAATCAAACACAAGCGCAAATTCGATTAGATGGTCTCTTCAATCATCCTAGTGCAATTATTTTCACATTTATTACTATGGTCATTTTAAGACCCTTAATTGAAGAGTTGATATATCGACATCTATTTATACATGAACTCGGTAAAAAGTTTAATATCGTCTTTATGATCATACTAAGTGTCGTTGTCGAAGTAGGCTTTCACGTATATGATTTAATTTCTATCTTGGAAATAGTGCCATATGCGCTGTTATCCATAGGCGCCATCATTGTTTATATACGCAGTGGGAAGAACTTAGCAGCATCTTATCTTTATCATAGCTCTGTACAATTGGTAATATTTATTATTACAATGATGGAGAGGTTCTTTTAA
- a CDS encoding CPBP family intramembrane metalloprotease, with amino-acid sequence MTSEYKDSQETAQQPKLRNEFASKRMVKRDFWLIPGYIGFNIVVPLVLSIMAMFIFVALTGQAKGNSFMKHMMSINQIFALIGQCLVLLLFYLLHRKTIIPIAIQRFKDLKKHIVLIVVVLIAMYLLQMLYGYLIEFLPEKYQFDDTENNKQIEQLFKTTWLWPILFLDIVVITPIVEELIFRHLIVHELGKKLTYGAMYVASIIIFSSLHVTGATSPFEIGPYLIMATGFIIAYHYSGRNLATTITMHMINNCISYISIITSFIWS; translated from the coding sequence ATGACTTCGGAATACAAAGATTCGCAAGAAACAGCACAGCAACCGAAATTAAGAAATGAATTTGCATCTAAACGAATGGTCAAAAGGGATTTCTGGTTAATACCAGGCTATATAGGATTTAATATTGTAGTACCTTTAGTCTTGTCGATTATGGCGATGTTCATCTTTGTCGCTTTGACAGGACAAGCAAAGGGTAATTCTTTTATGAAACATATGATGAGTATTAACCAAATCTTTGCATTGATTGGACAGTGTCTCGTCTTACTATTGTTCTATTTATTACATCGTAAAACAATCATACCGATTGCGATTCAACGATTCAAAGATTTAAAAAAACATATTGTATTAATTGTAGTGGTATTAATTGCTATGTATCTTTTACAAATGTTGTATGGCTATTTAATTGAATTCTTACCAGAGAAATATCAATTTGATGATACGGAGAATAATAAACAAATTGAGCAATTATTTAAAACTACATGGCTTTGGCCAATACTATTCTTAGATATTGTAGTCATAACTCCAATTGTTGAAGAATTAATCTTCAGACATCTCATTGTTCATGAACTCGGAAAGAAACTAACCTATGGTGCCATGTACGTCGCTTCGATTATTATCTTTTCAAGCTTACATGTAACAGGTGCAACGTCACCATTTGAAATTGGTCCGTATCTCATAATGGCAACAGGATTTATCATAGCTTATCATTATAGTGGTCGTAATTTAGCGACAACGATTACCATGCATATGATTAATAACTGTATTTCTTATATTAGTATTATCACGTCATTTATTTGGTCATGA
- a CDS encoding ATP-binding cassette domain-containing protein: MLLEVKNLTYRADRRTILKHINFKLDEGESVAVVGPSGSGKSTFLKQINNLISPTDGELYFKGKSFNDYKPEELRSKISYLMQQSELFGETIGDNMSFPAIAHGDKFDKKKAKALLKKVNLSHYDLDSKIEHLSGGERQRITIARQLMYRPDILLLDESTSALDTKNKETIERIIFDMVKEGVAILWITHSDDQSMRHFQKRITIVDGEITKEEDLNQNE; encoded by the coding sequence ATGTTGCTAGAAGTGAAAAATCTAACTTATAGAGCGGATAGACGTACCATTTTAAAGCATATTAATTTCAAGTTAGATGAAGGTGAATCGGTTGCAGTTGTAGGACCATCAGGAAGCGGTAAAAGTACGTTTTTAAAACAAATCAATAATTTAATTAGTCCTACAGATGGTGAGTTATATTTCAAAGGTAAGTCTTTTAATGATTATAAACCAGAGGAATTGCGTTCAAAAATCAGTTATTTAATGCAACAAAGTGAATTATTTGGAGAAACGATTGGTGACAATATGTCATTTCCAGCAATAGCACATGGTGATAAATTTGATAAGAAAAAAGCAAAAGCACTATTGAAAAAAGTCAATTTAAGTCATTATGATTTAGATTCTAAAATTGAACATTTATCGGGTGGGGAACGTCAAAGAATCACAATTGCCCGACAGTTAATGTATCGACCAGATATTCTGTTATTAGATGAATCAACGAGTGCATTAGATACCAAAAATAAAGAAACGATTGAACGCATCATTTTCGATATGGTTAAAGAGGGTGTTGCCATTTTATGGATTACGCATAGTGATGATCAAAGTATGCGACATTTTCAAAAGAGAATAACCATCGTGGATGGTGAAATTACAAAAGAGGAGGACCTGAATCAAAATGAGTAA
- the fetB gene encoding iron export ABC transporter permease subunit FetB, whose amino-acid sequence MSNTALCLTALLLLIPIFISYKEGLHIIKDLVVASVRAVVQLIILGFVLHYIFKINEAWILMLAVLIIIINASWNTINRASPVMHHVFWISFTAIFIGTALPLAATVLAGAIDFKANEVIPIGGMLANNGLIAINLAYQNLDRAFVKDISDIESKLTLAATPKLASKDAIRESIRLAIVPTIDSVKTYGLVSIPGMMTGLIIGGVPPLQAIKFQLLVVFIHTTATIMSALIATYLSYNQFFNVRHQLVARNSALNTPDDEE is encoded by the coding sequence ATGAGTAATACAGCCCTCTGTTTAACAGCGTTATTATTATTAATCCCAATCTTCATTTCTTATAAAGAAGGATTACATATTATTAAAGATCTTGTCGTTGCATCTGTTCGCGCCGTTGTGCAATTAATTATTTTAGGCTTCGTACTGCATTATATTTTCAAGATTAATGAAGCTTGGATTCTGATGTTAGCGGTATTAATTATTATTATAAACGCATCTTGGAATACGATTAATCGAGCGTCACCTGTGATGCATCATGTCTTCTGGATTTCATTCACAGCAATCTTTATTGGGACGGCTTTACCTTTGGCGGCCACAGTATTAGCGGGTGCGATTGATTTCAAAGCGAACGAAGTCATTCCTATTGGAGGTATGTTAGCTAATAATGGATTAATTGCGATTAACTTAGCTTATCAGAATTTAGATCGAGCCTTTGTTAAAGATATTTCAGATATCGAATCTAAATTGACCTTAGCCGCTACACCTAAACTTGCGTCTAAAGATGCCATTAGAGAAAGTATACGATTAGCCATCGTACCGACAATTGATTCTGTGAAAACATATGGTTTAGTTTCTATACCAGGTATGATGACAGGTCTGATTATCGGTGGCGTACCACCACTACAAGCAATTAAATTCCAATTGCTCGTTGTATTCATTCATACAACGGCTACAATTATGTCAGCCTTAATCGCAACGTACTTGAGTTATAACCAATTCTTTAATGTACGTCATCAACTTGTAGCACGTAATAGTGCACTTAACACACCTGATGATGAAGAATAG
- a CDS encoding HAMP domain-containing histidine kinase: MNKFTLKFLKYMTLFVLLNFIITFAFIIFLLINILPNIYWSINEIEPSYLDTYDITKEPNDELQTLAKKSNVDLYFVQKNGEIIYPKSKKNSNIKPMILKNLNNANAVISRDDTYLVYFYKNKNHSPTIKNSNEIRTSKLLDSISTLDFNHYNYLIENDQLHFIKNPSTRTIAWGDDFGEGFKNDHQKYLIILIAFLIVNTFIVSITAFLISRRLTKPLSYYIDWISNLSLGKLHQPTSTRKRRKNRKTYPELDKSLYQLNQQMLNDKFYNNQINYYKSKWISQISHDLKSPLTTIYGYSKLIHTDEQSQHYVQLITEKATFMNDLIDSLNQTFDMETNQMKQDKERFPVQSTACRITQIIGYHSISLHFNILEDATFYGNKLYFERLLINLINNSIEHNEINPNIEITFSNIQNKLVIDYIDDGRGIPHDHIDELFKQSYTSKENKDKHGIGLSIIQDAVNFHNGSIALLPSKSGVHFHIILIDES, translated from the coding sequence ATGAATAAATTTACCTTAAAATTCCTTAAATATATGACACTATTTGTACTTCTAAACTTTATCATCACATTTGCATTTATTATTTTCTTATTAATTAATATACTACCTAATATTTATTGGAGTATTAATGAAATTGAACCTAGTTATTTAGATACATATGACATAACTAAAGAACCAAATGATGAACTACAAACTTTAGCTAAAAAAAGTAATGTTGATTTATATTTTGTACAAAAAAATGGAGAAATCATCTATCCTAAATCTAAGAAAAATTCAAATATAAAGCCAATGATTCTAAAAAACCTTAATAATGCAAACGCTGTGATATCAAGAGACGATACCTATTTAGTCTATTTTTACAAAAATAAAAACCATTCTCCTACCATTAAAAATAGTAATGAAATTCGCACTTCAAAATTACTGGATAGCATATCTACATTAGACTTTAATCACTATAATTATTTAATAGAAAATGATCAACTTCATTTTATCAAGAATCCAAGTACAAGAACGATAGCATGGGGTGATGACTTTGGCGAAGGATTTAAGAATGACCATCAAAAATACCTTATCATTTTGATAGCATTCTTAATTGTTAATACATTCATAGTTTCTATCACTGCATTCTTAATTTCTAGACGATTAACTAAGCCATTGTCTTACTACATTGACTGGATTAGTAATCTCTCATTAGGTAAATTACATCAACCGACGTCTACACGTAAACGACGTAAGAATCGTAAAACATATCCTGAATTAGACAAGTCGCTCTATCAGTTAAACCAACAAATGTTGAATGATAAATTCTATAATAATCAAATTAATTATTATAAATCAAAATGGATTAGCCAAATTTCTCATGATTTAAAATCACCATTAACAACGATTTATGGTTATTCCAAATTAATTCATACCGATGAACAATCTCAACATTATGTGCAATTGATTACAGAGAAGGCAACATTTATGAATGACTTAATTGATAGTTTGAATCAAACATTCGATATGGAAACAAACCAAATGAAGCAAGATAAGGAACGATTTCCAGTGCAATCGACTGCTTGTCGCATCACTCAGATCATCGGTTATCATTCGATTTCTCTGCATTTCAATATATTAGAAGATGCAACGTTTTACGGTAATAAATTATACTTTGAGCGTTTACTTATTAATTTGATTAACAACAGCATTGAACATAACGAAATTAATCCAAACATTGAAATTACTTTTTCTAATATACAAAATAAATTGGTCATTGATTATATTGATGATGGTCGTGGTATTCCACATGACCATATCGATGAATTATTTAAGCAATCCTATACATCTAAAGAGAATAAAGATAAACACGGCATCGGCTTATCGATTATTCAAGACGCGGTTAACTTCCATAATGGTTCCATTGCTTTATTACCTTCTAAAAGTGGCGTTCACTTCCACATTATATTGATTGATGAATCTTAA
- a CDS encoding response regulator transcription factor: protein MNEDVLIVEDDKDINELMKLSLTTKGIAHVKSVDNIHDAKHELLQSNYQVILLDLNLKSEDGYQLIKYIDLNETSVIVVTAKTTNIDVYKGFENGAVDYIKKPFDPMELYYRVSLHLNKQSSDIYTYNHLKVNFNSMEVYSHDTLVNLTNREFNLLSYLIKNKNQVLTKDQLYSKVWGYDTGVDDNTLMVHIRTLRKKIEENPNNPEYIRTVRSRGYMFKEDNDE from the coding sequence ATGAACGAAGATGTTCTAATTGTAGAAGATGACAAAGATATTAATGAATTAATGAAGTTATCTTTAACTACGAAAGGCATTGCACATGTTAAATCAGTAGATAATATTCATGATGCGAAACATGAATTACTTCAGTCTAACTATCAGGTTATACTTCTAGACTTAAATTTAAAATCTGAAGATGGCTATCAACTGATTAAATACATCGATTTAAACGAAACTTCGGTCATCGTTGTTACAGCTAAGACTACAAATATCGATGTGTATAAAGGGTTTGAAAATGGAGCTGTCGATTATATTAAAAAGCCATTTGATCCGATGGAATTATATTACAGAGTGTCACTTCATTTAAATAAACAATCAAGCGACATTTATACTTATAATCATTTAAAAGTTAATTTCAATAGTATGGAAGTTTATAGCCATGACACGTTGGTAAATTTGACGAACCGTGAGTTCAACTTATTAAGTTACCTTATTAAAAATAAAAACCAAGTACTGACTAAAGATCAACTGTATTCTAAAGTTTGGGGCTATGATACTGGAGTAGACGACAATACTTTAATGGTCCATATTAGAACACTACGCAAAAAAATCGAGGAAAATCCTAACAATCCTGAATACATCAGAACAGTTCGTAGTAGAGGCTACATGTTTAAGGAAGATAACGATGAATAA